The Sphingobium aromaticiconvertens genome has a segment encoding these proteins:
- a CDS encoding sensor histidine kinase, with protein MTPATALVEVIVNILDGGVHIGSPDLILEIIGVIRPTFAYGIAVAFTRWLSGGVRASILLPPMPFGLATIVAPLLAAIAALSELLIRPDMIGVTDARSIMLALTAFTVGDLLGVLVVAPPLLWLIDVATGRTALPRTLPALAVVAEAMLVLTCGMLFAGVLQWLGFRPQPMPLALAVAWIGLRFGRSAAWGAMMVVVLLLLPHTAGAIGTMERLQIHLGLATVMVVGYLAGSFADAQTRARADLARRDRLLFQAERLKTLRAMSVAVIHEISQPLSTLAIEARHLHAITGDADPDIAASAALIDRKAEALSTLVRRLRRFGGRTVDEPTPLPLTVLIDSVISVVSSEAKAAGTALVLPTVNPDLVVMAQEVELVQALVNLLRNAIQASHGGRVTLTVSQDAMQVRLTISNPVAPDRLPQPGMGVGTLVARAILVAHGGTLTRDTDDQGIVHARLALPRIAEAAMTGDDL; from the coding sequence TTGACGCCTGCCACGGCGCTGGTCGAGGTTATCGTCAATATCCTTGATGGCGGCGTTCATATTGGATCACCTGATCTGATCCTGGAAATCATCGGCGTGATACGGCCCACATTTGCTTACGGGATCGCGGTGGCGTTCACCCGGTGGCTGTCGGGCGGTGTTCGCGCCAGCATATTATTGCCGCCCATGCCGTTTGGCCTTGCAACGATCGTCGCGCCTCTCCTCGCCGCAATCGCGGCCCTTTCGGAACTCCTGATCCGACCGGACATGATCGGTGTCACCGATGCTCGCAGCATCATGCTCGCTCTGACGGCGTTCACGGTTGGCGATCTTCTGGGCGTGCTTGTGGTGGCGCCCCCGCTCCTATGGCTGATCGATGTGGCGACGGGTCGCACGGCGCTACCGCGCACCTTGCCTGCTTTGGCGGTAGTGGCTGAAGCCATGCTGGTACTGACGTGCGGCATGCTGTTCGCGGGTGTTCTACAGTGGCTGGGCTTCCGTCCACAGCCCATGCCGCTGGCACTGGCCGTCGCCTGGATCGGACTGCGGTTTGGGCGCAGTGCTGCGTGGGGGGCTATGATGGTGGTGGTCCTGCTACTGCTGCCGCATACGGCGGGGGCGATCGGTACGATGGAGCGGTTGCAAATCCACCTCGGTCTCGCGACGGTTATGGTTGTCGGCTATCTGGCGGGCAGTTTCGCCGATGCGCAGACGCGCGCCCGCGCCGATCTGGCGCGGCGCGATCGGCTGCTGTTCCAGGCCGAGCGCCTCAAGACATTACGGGCCATGTCGGTGGCCGTGATTCATGAGATCAGCCAGCCGCTCTCGACCCTGGCGATTGAAGCCCGACACCTCCACGCAATAACCGGGGATGCCGATCCGGACATCGCCGCAAGCGCGGCCCTGATCGACCGCAAGGCTGAAGCGCTGTCCACATTGGTACGGCGGCTGCGCCGCTTTGGCGGCAGGACTGTCGATGAACCCACGCCATTGCCGCTGACTGTCCTGATTGACAGCGTCATATCGGTCGTTTCGTCCGAGGCGAAGGCAGCAGGAACAGCTTTGGTGTTACCGACGGTGAATCCCGACCTGGTTGTGATGGCGCAGGAAGTGGAACTGGTGCAGGCGCTGGTCAACCTGCTGCGTAATGCAATCCAGGCAAGCCATGGCGGACGCGTAACGCTGACCGTGTCGCAGGACGCGATGCAGGTGCGGCTGACCATATCGAACCCGGTAGCTCCTGACCGATTGCCGCAACCGGGAATGGGTGTGGGGACTCTGGTCGCCCGGGCAATTTTGGTGGCCCACGGCGGAACATTGACACGGGACACGGATGATCAGGGCATCGTGCATGCTCGACTGGCTCTGCCACGCATTGCGGAGGCGGCCATGACTGGAGACGATTTATGA
- a CDS encoding response regulator transcription factor: protein MTDSPAATVYVVDDDRDLGGSVARLLIRNGYAAEPFLDPALLLDVYTQAPAHCVITDVMMGDLDGFGFADQLRVLDTGVAIIFMTAWPTTANAVDSVRHYGGLDYLEKPLDEARLLAAVAEGVAWSLERRHQQSRTAALTPRERQVFDLLVQGYSTKMMAGALTLSPKTIEDHRAAIMAKTGANGLAQLIALAG from the coding sequence ATGACGGACAGCCCTGCCGCGACTGTCTATGTCGTGGATGACGATCGCGATCTGGGGGGCAGCGTGGCCCGATTGCTGATCCGCAATGGCTATGCCGCCGAACCCTTTCTGGATCCTGCCCTGCTGCTTGATGTCTATACGCAGGCGCCCGCCCATTGCGTGATTACCGATGTGATGATGGGGGATCTGGATGGCTTCGGCTTTGCCGATCAGTTGCGCGTGCTTGATACCGGCGTCGCGATCATCTTCATGACAGCGTGGCCGACCACCGCCAATGCGGTCGATTCCGTGCGGCACTATGGCGGTCTCGACTATCTTGAAAAGCCCTTGGACGAAGCGCGACTGCTCGCCGCCGTGGCCGAGGGCGTCGCCTGGTCGCTTGAGCGCCGACACCAGCAGTCGCGGACCGCGGCCTTGACGCCCCGCGAACGACAGGTGTTTGATCTTCTGGTGCAGGGGTACAGCACCAAGATGATGGCGGGAGCGTTGACGCTTAGTCCCAAAACTATCGAAGATCATCGTGCAGCCATAATGGCAAAAACGGGTGCAAACGGACTTGCCCAGTTGATAGCGCTCGCTGGATAG
- a CDS encoding CRTAC1 family protein: protein MKTSLPKTLSRTLPLLLVLQAGISHAEDAGTAKEPAFTSIQEADFAIAGSLSNSWADFDNDGDLDLAVSLKGGDIRLYRNDKGKFVNIGPAVGLPSSGPEMRGVAWGDYDGDGWVDLLGGATMPDQLSLVFHNEGGRTFTNVAPELGLTIPGRSARQTSWLDYDNDGDLDLYASNRIGPNALFRNDQGKFVQVFAGTSLSDPRPTVGACWFDYDRDGDLDLFLANQSGATDSLWRNDGTAFVDVAAQAGVDNPGRTKEEGGVGCAVGDYDNDGYLDLFVPNYGHNALYRNNRDGTFSNVAKEMGVGIENHAVGAVWGDYDNDGYLDLFVTSYTGERNQQTPKDSLFHNQGGKGFVNVLTPESKLNVGDHGVQWVDYDADGALDLSVMRGYTDKGGHFLFHNDLPNADARRSLSVTVLDVKGRFTKMGAEVRLYDKAGKILATRQVSTGDGYNSQNAAPVHFGLTSMTPVTVEVTYMSASGRQMQTIQNVSPKKYTGKSLVVRQGK from the coding sequence ATGAAGACTTCATTGCCCAAGACATTGTCCCGCACCCTGCCACTCCTGCTCGTTCTGCAAGCAGGCATCAGCCATGCTGAGGATGCAGGCACCGCCAAGGAACCCGCTTTCACATCCATTCAGGAGGCCGACTTCGCCATTGCCGGATCGCTTTCCAATAGCTGGGCCGATTTCGATAATGATGGCGACCTCGACCTGGCAGTATCTTTGAAGGGGGGCGATATCCGCCTGTATCGCAACGACAAGGGCAAGTTCGTGAATATCGGCCCCGCGGTTGGCTTGCCATCGTCCGGTCCGGAAATGCGGGGGGTCGCCTGGGGAGATTATGACGGCGACGGCTGGGTCGACCTGTTGGGTGGGGCAACCATGCCCGACCAGTTGAGCCTGGTGTTTCATAATGAGGGCGGCAGGACATTCACCAATGTCGCCCCCGAACTGGGCCTGACAATTCCGGGACGTTCCGCTCGTCAGACGAGCTGGCTCGACTATGACAATGACGGCGATCTGGACCTTTACGCCTCGAACCGCATCGGTCCCAATGCCCTGTTTCGCAACGACCAGGGCAAGTTTGTGCAGGTTTTTGCGGGCACCAGCCTGTCCGATCCGCGCCCGACTGTTGGCGCTTGCTGGTTCGACTATGACCGCGATGGCGACCTGGATCTGTTCCTTGCCAATCAGTCGGGCGCTACCGATTCCCTGTGGCGCAACGATGGGACTGCTTTTGTCGATGTGGCAGCGCAGGCCGGCGTCGATAATCCGGGGCGCACCAAGGAAGAAGGGGGCGTCGGCTGCGCTGTGGGCGACTATGACAATGATGGCTATCTAGACCTGTTCGTACCCAATTACGGGCATAACGCTCTCTACCGGAACAATCGCGACGGCACCTTCTCCAACGTTGCCAAAGAGATGGGCGTCGGCATCGAAAATCATGCGGTCGGCGCGGTATGGGGCGATTATGATAATGACGGCTATCTGGATCTCTTCGTCACCTCCTATACCGGCGAGCGTAACCAGCAGACCCCCAAGGATAGCCTGTTCCATAATCAGGGCGGCAAAGGCTTCGTGAACGTGCTGACACCGGAATCCAAACTCAATGTGGGTGACCATGGCGTTCAATGGGTGGATTATGACGCTGACGGGGCGCTCGACCTGTCGGTCATGCGTGGTTACACCGACAAGGGCGGGCACTTCCTTTTTCACAACGACCTGCCCAATGCAGATGCGCGCCGAAGCCTGAGCGTAACGGTGCTCGACGTAAAGGGCCGCTTCACCAAAATGGGTGCGGAAGTGCGGCTCTATGACAAGGCCGGGAAAATCCTGGCGACCCGGCAAGTATCGACTGGCGACGGCTATAACTCACAAAATGCCGCGCCCGTCCATTTCGGACTGACATCCATGACCCCGGTTACCGTGGAAGTCACCTATATGAGCGCGAGCGGCAGGCAGATGCAGACCATCCAGAATGTGAGCCCCAAAAAATATACCGGCAAATCCCTCGTCGTTCGCCAAGGCAAATAG
- a CDS encoding MFS transporter: MEHVPLRPPAPISSKAPISSKDRLRSILGGSIGNLIEWYDWYVYSAFTLYFAPVFFPSDDSTAQLLNTAAIFAVGFLMRPLGAWMMGTYADRKGRKAGLTVSVMLMGGGSLMIACIPGYGSIGMAAPLLLLLARLMQGLSVGGEYGASATYLSEMAQDGQRGFFSSFQYVTLIAGQLLALCVLLLLQLLLTEQQLESWGWRIPFAVGGLMAVGVYYLRRGLRETEQFEESAADAGKPRSGGWMLIRRHPREVLLVMALTAGGTLAFYAYSTYMQKFLVNSAGFGRQTATAIMASALFIYMLLQPLAGWLSDRVGRKPLLLAFGIGGVLFTTAIFTRLETVTSSFGAFLLVLSGLVIVTGYTSINAVVKAELFPAHIRALGVALPYALANTLFGGTAEFVALWLKAQDLEGGFYWYVTAMIAVSLIVYIRMPDTRTTSRI; this comes from the coding sequence ATGGAACATGTACCTCTTCGTCCTCCTGCGCCCATTTCAAGCAAGGCCCCGATTTCAAGCAAGGACCGCCTTCGCTCCATCCTGGGAGGATCGATCGGAAATCTGATCGAATGGTATGACTGGTACGTCTATTCGGCCTTCACCCTCTACTTCGCGCCCGTCTTTTTCCCATCGGACGACAGCACCGCACAACTGCTGAACACGGCAGCGATCTTTGCCGTCGGATTTCTCATGCGTCCCCTGGGCGCATGGATGATGGGAACGTATGCCGATCGCAAGGGGCGCAAAGCGGGCCTGACCGTATCGGTCATGCTGATGGGCGGCGGTTCGCTGATGATTGCCTGCATCCCCGGCTATGGCTCCATCGGCATGGCTGCACCCCTGCTCCTGTTGCTCGCACGGCTGATGCAGGGCCTGTCGGTGGGCGGCGAATATGGCGCCAGCGCCACCTATCTTTCGGAAATGGCGCAGGATGGTCAACGCGGCTTTTTCTCCAGCTTTCAATATGTGACGCTGATCGCCGGTCAGTTGCTGGCGCTGTGCGTGCTGCTTCTCCTCCAGTTACTGTTGACCGAGCAGCAACTGGAAAGCTGGGGATGGCGTATTCCCTTTGCGGTGGGTGGGCTGATGGCGGTCGGCGTCTATTATCTGCGCCGCGGGTTGCGAGAGACAGAGCAGTTCGAAGAAAGCGCGGCGGATGCCGGCAAGCCCCGTTCGGGCGGATGGATGCTGATCCGGCGGCATCCGCGCGAGGTACTTCTGGTTATGGCGCTGACCGCAGGCGGTACGCTCGCCTTCTACGCCTACAGCACCTACATGCAGAAATTCCTGGTCAACAGCGCCGGCTTCGGACGTCAGACGGCGACCGCAATCATGGCCTCGGCGCTGTTCATCTATATGCTGCTTCAGCCCTTGGCAGGCTGGCTTTCCGACCGCGTCGGACGCAAGCCGCTCCTGCTGGCCTTCGGGATCGGTGGCGTGTTGTTTACGACGGCGATCTTCACCCGGCTTGAAACGGTTACATCCTCCTTCGGCGCGTTTCTGCTCGTATTGTCGGGGCTGGTCATCGTTACCGGCTATACGTCGATCAACGCGGTCGTGAAGGCAGAACTGTTCCCCGCCCATATCCGCGCGCTGGGCGTCGCCCTGCCTTATGCCCTGGCCAATACGCTGTTCGGCGGCACCGCCGAGTTCGTTGCCCTGTGGCTGAAAGCACAAGATCTGGAAGGCGGTTTTTACTGGTACGTTACCGCCATGATCGCCGTTTCGCTCATCGTCTATATCCGCATGCCTGACACACGCACCACCAGCCGTATCTGA
- a CDS encoding FecR family protein → MGGRYKSAEEIQAIEAEAARLFLKARASDAQADWDAAYAWVAIDPMHGFAFAKAEAGWELAERLSELPDDPIVVPSRVDGFAAPVSADDPSADGPHNPFIHRASPINRRAWLGMAVAAAVVGVAGTVTLRLIGTVDHYRTALGETRAVRLADGSVAHLNTDSSIEVALRENIRSIKLLKGEARFDVAHDRIRPFIVDADGTQVRAVGTTFNVRLRPELTELTVIEGVVAVKNGGSPEHRIGAGKSAAVRSGSIAVTPLASDKLKQRIAWQNGMIEFDGDTLEQAVAEFNRYRATPLVIGDPAIASMRIGGTFHSNRSDDFVLALERGFGLRAVAGNDDSVILVAAE, encoded by the coding sequence TTGGGTGGTCGCTACAAAAGCGCGGAGGAAATTCAGGCCATCGAAGCCGAAGCAGCCCGTCTGTTTCTTAAAGCGCGCGCAAGCGACGCCCAGGCCGACTGGGACGCAGCCTATGCATGGGTCGCGATCGACCCCATGCATGGATTTGCCTTTGCCAAGGCGGAAGCGGGATGGGAGCTTGCTGAACGATTAAGCGAGTTGCCTGACGACCCGATTGTTGTGCCGTCTCGCGTTGATGGATTTGCAGCCCCTGTCTCTGCTGATGACCCCTCTGCTGATGGCCCGCACAATCCCTTTATTCACCGGGCCTCGCCGATAAACCGCAGGGCATGGCTGGGCATGGCGGTTGCCGCCGCAGTGGTTGGTGTCGCGGGTACTGTGACCCTGCGCCTGATCGGGACAGTGGATCACTATCGCACGGCCTTGGGTGAAACGCGTGCCGTGCGCCTTGCTGACGGATCTGTCGCTCATCTCAATACCGACAGTTCGATCGAGGTCGCGCTTAGGGAAAACATCCGATCGATCAAACTGCTGAAGGGGGAGGCGCGATTTGATGTCGCGCACGACCGGATCAGGCCGTTCATCGTGGATGCTGACGGTACGCAGGTTCGTGCAGTCGGCACGACGTTCAATGTCCGGTTACGCCCTGAACTGACGGAATTGACCGTTATAGAGGGCGTGGTCGCGGTGAAAAATGGCGGATCGCCCGAACACCGGATCGGCGCGGGCAAGAGCGCCGCCGTGCGCAGCGGCAGTATAGCGGTTACGCCACTGGCCAGCGACAAATTGAAACAGCGCATCGCCTGGCAGAACGGCATGATCGAGTTCGACGGCGATACGCTGGAGCAGGCCGTGGCAGAGTTTAACCGCTATCGCGCCACACCGCTGGTCATCGGCGATCCCGCGATCGCCAGCATGCGCATAGGCGGAACCTTCCACAGCAACAGATCCGATGATTTCGTGCTGGCGCTGGAACGGGGCTTCGGGCTTCGCGCTGTCGCGGGCAACGACGATTCCGTCATTCTGGTTGCTGCCGAATAG
- a CDS encoding sigma factor-like helix-turn-helix DNA-binding protein, whose translation METLPPQCRRAFIQRRVHGKSVKEIAEEMDLSVFTVDKHLTRAAVKIMHAIGQFEGSGFGWSLQKRGGNSGHRSRSSPSVS comes from the coding sequence TTGGAAACCCTGCCGCCACAATGTCGCCGAGCCTTTATTCAGCGCCGCGTTCACGGTAAATCGGTGAAGGAGATAGCAGAAGAGATGGATTTGTCCGTTTTTACAGTGGACAAGCATTTGACGCGCGCAGCGGTAAAGATAATGCACGCCATTGGGCAGTTCGAGGGTTCCGGATTTGGGTGGTCGCTACAAAAGCGCGGAGGAAATTCAGGCCATCGAAGCCGAAGCAGCCCGTCTGTTTCTTAA
- a CDS encoding IS1380-like element ISSp1 family transposase: MNDDIASSFGFPAVGRKKITAAFDGGRLTSDGGVLLLAQAERAMGICQRLAACIADPRDPARVIHRLDDILRARVFAIACGYEDADDLDALRDDPGFRLALGKLPESGAGLASQPTMSRWENAPTTRELASMMAAMIDIYCASYPAPPTAVTLDIDDTCDVVHGYQQLSFWNGHHGERCFLPIHIYDTATGRPVAMLLRTGKTPSGKEAAGHIRRLVRHLRRNWPDTHITIRGDGHYGRPEVMAYCDAARVDYVFGLPTNSALRADPAIVAVADACAVKRAQRQCPVLRNYAETRYGAKTWKCQRRVVARIEASTLGMDIRYVVTSLATGSAEHIYDTLYCARGQAENLIKRHKSQLASDRTSCRSANANQMRLILHTAAYWLLWRIQQAMPRTAALASAEFTTLRLRLLKVAARVVESASRIRIAFASACPDADLFRALVLRLKPAPT; the protein is encoded by the coding sequence ATGAACGATGATATCGCAAGCTCATTTGGATTCCCAGCAGTCGGCCGCAAGAAAATCACAGCTGCGTTCGACGGTGGCCGGCTTACCTCGGATGGCGGTGTTCTACTGCTTGCACAGGCCGAGCGCGCGATGGGGATTTGCCAGCGCCTGGCGGCTTGTATTGCCGATCCGCGCGATCCAGCGCGGGTGATCCATCGCCTGGATGACATTCTGCGTGCCCGTGTGTTCGCGATTGCGTGCGGCTATGAGGATGCCGATGATCTCGATGCTCTGCGCGACGATCCAGGCTTCCGCCTGGCGCTCGGCAAGCTGCCGGAATCGGGCGCGGGGCTGGCCAGCCAACCGACGATGAGCCGGTGGGAAAATGCACCGACTACGCGCGAACTGGCCAGCATGATGGCCGCGATGATCGACATCTACTGCGCCAGCTATCCCGCCCCTCCGACAGCGGTCACGCTGGATATCGACGACACGTGCGACGTCGTGCATGGCTATCAACAGCTCTCGTTCTGGAACGGGCATCATGGGGAGCGCTGCTTCCTACCGATCCATATCTACGACACCGCGACCGGCAGGCCGGTGGCCATGCTGCTGCGCACAGGCAAGACGCCTTCTGGAAAGGAGGCGGCGGGGCACATCCGACGCCTGGTGCGTCACCTGCGCCGTAATTGGCCCGATACCCACATCACTATCCGCGGCGACGGGCACTATGGTCGACCCGAGGTCATGGCCTACTGCGATGCGGCCCGCGTCGATTACGTGTTCGGCCTGCCCACCAATTCAGCGCTGCGCGCCGATCCCGCCATTGTTGCGGTCGCCGATGCCTGCGCGGTCAAGCGCGCCCAGCGTCAGTGTCCCGTCCTGCGCAACTATGCCGAGACCCGCTATGGGGCAAAGACCTGGAAGTGCCAGCGTCGCGTCGTTGCACGGATCGAGGCCAGCACGCTGGGCATGGACATCCGCTATGTCGTCACCTCGTTGGCAACAGGATCGGCCGAGCACATCTACGACACGCTCTACTGCGCGCGTGGTCAGGCCGAGAACCTGATCAAGCGCCACAAGTCCCAGCTCGCCAGCGACCGAACCTCGTGCCGCTCGGCCAATGCCAATCAGATGCGCCTGATACTGCACACTGCCGCATACTGGCTGCTATGGCGCATCCAGCAGGCGATGCCCAGGACCGCTGCTCTGGCAAGCGCGGAGTTTACCACCTTGCGCCTGCGGCTGCTCAAGGTCGCTGCGCGCGTCGTAGAAAGTGCTAGCCGCATCCGCATTGCCTTCGCTTCCGCCTGTCCGGATGCCGACCTGTTCCGCGCCCTCGTTCTCCGGCTGAAGCCTGCGCCGACGTAG
- a CDS encoding RNA polymerase sigma factor yields the protein MAASAPKSNVAKGSSQVKKGNCMESIRVRLDWFKIAILPHEGALRARLRRIVNRPCDVDDLVAECMTRAYANGDVTRTTSGKAYLFQIARNLLIDEARREKVVSLELVAELDVLHADHSTEATLHARDELTSLIHDARFRARSGHLLRLAVLRGRPASLAFVSPHSD from the coding sequence ATGGCGGCGAGTGCGCCAAAATCAAATGTCGCGAAGGGATCAAGCCAGGTTAAAAAGGGGAATTGCATGGAATCGATCAGGGTACGACTGGATTGGTTCAAGATCGCGATCCTGCCGCATGAAGGTGCGTTGAGGGCGCGTCTGCGCCGGATCGTAAACCGGCCTTGCGACGTGGACGATCTGGTCGCCGAATGCATGACCCGCGCCTACGCCAATGGCGACGTGACACGAACCACTTCCGGCAAAGCCTATCTGTTCCAGATCGCGCGAAACCTGTTGATAGATGAGGCCAGACGCGAAAAAGTCGTTTCCCTTGAACTGGTTGCGGAACTGGATGTGCTTCATGCCGATCATTCGACCGAAGCCACGCTGCATGCCCGCGACGAGTTAACCTCTCTTATTCACGACGCTCGGTTTCGGGCCCGCTCTGGGCATTTGCTGCGGCTGGCTGTATTGCGCGGACGACCGGCATCGCTGGCGTTTGTTTCACCGCATTCGGATTGA